The following coding sequences are from one Desulfonatronum thiodismutans window:
- a CDS encoding DUF4113 domain-containing protein produces the protein MTLHGSIGGRTWAGDVGGSACCVLFEPSPEDRARSMALMDVMDRVNAKWGAMTMRVAAEGTGQRWVMRQAHLSPKYTTDWKALPKVL, from the coding sequence ATGACATTACACGGGTCAATCGGGGGCAGGACCTGGGCTGGGGATGTCGGCGGATCGGCCTGCTGCGTCCTGTTCGAACCGTCGCCGGAGGATAGGGCGCGGAGCATGGCCTTGATGGACGTTATGGATCGGGTAAACGCCAAGTGGGGAGCCATGACCATGCGGGTGGCGGCTGAAGGGACGGGTCAGCGGTGGGTGATGCGGCAGGCGCATTTGAGCCCGAAGTACACGACGGATTGGAAGGCGTTGCCGAAGGTTTTGTGA
- the clpX gene encoding ATP-dependent Clp protease ATP-binding subunit ClpX, translating to MAKKKPNQPHLGCSFCGKSQDQVRRLIAGPDVYICDECVLLCEEIINQDDMETEQQDGRLLTPEELHKKLDEFVIGQQQAKKVLSVAVHNHYKRVFYAPQMADGVELDKSNILLMGPTGSGKTLLAKTLARILKVPFAIADATTLTEAGYVGEDVENILVQLLQNADFDIETASKGIIYIDEIDKVSRRSDSPSITRDVSGEGVQQALLKIIEGTEANIPPKGGRKHPQQEYIRMNTSNILFIVGGAFIGLERIIQQRTQSKCMGFGAALTSPNDEDACSFLDQVQPMDLIKFGFIPELVGRLPILASLKNLTEDDLVRILTEPKNALIKQYQKMFEMENVRLRFTQDSLRAIARQAIERKTGARGLRNVLESIMLDISYRLPSLTGVQECVVNQSVVENESEPLLIYEQEVKTA from the coding sequence ATGGCCAAAAAGAAACCCAATCAGCCGCACTTGGGATGCTCGTTTTGCGGTAAGAGTCAGGACCAGGTCCGCCGGCTGATTGCCGGGCCGGACGTGTACATCTGCGACGAATGCGTCCTCTTGTGCGAGGAAATCATCAACCAGGACGACATGGAAACGGAACAGCAGGACGGACGACTGCTGACTCCGGAGGAACTGCACAAGAAGCTGGACGAATTCGTAATCGGACAGCAGCAGGCCAAGAAAGTCCTCTCCGTGGCCGTGCACAATCATTATAAGCGGGTCTTTTACGCCCCGCAGATGGCCGACGGCGTGGAGTTGGACAAGAGCAACATCCTGCTGATGGGGCCCACGGGCTCAGGAAAGACCTTGCTGGCCAAAACCCTGGCTCGGATCTTGAAAGTTCCCTTTGCCATCGCCGACGCCACCACCCTGACCGAAGCCGGATACGTGGGCGAGGACGTGGAGAATATTCTGGTGCAGCTGCTCCAGAACGCGGACTTCGACATCGAAACGGCCTCCAAGGGAATCATCTACATCGACGAGATCGACAAAGTTTCCCGCCGCTCCGACAGCCCCTCCATTACCCGGGACGTCTCCGGCGAAGGGGTCCAACAGGCCCTGCTGAAAATCATCGAGGGCACGGAGGCCAACATCCCCCCCAAGGGCGGGCGCAAGCATCCTCAGCAAGAATACATCCGGATGAACACCTCCAACATCCTGTTCATCGTGGGCGGGGCGTTCATCGGTCTGGAACGGATCATTCAGCAGCGCACCCAGTCCAAATGCATGGGCTTCGGGGCCGCCCTGACCTCGCCCAATGATGAAGACGCATGCTCCTTTCTGGATCAAGTCCAGCCCATGGACCTGATCAAGTTCGGCTTTATCCCCGAACTGGTGGGGCGGCTGCCCATTCTGGCTTCGCTCAAGAATCTGACGGAGGACGACCTGGTCCGTATTCTGACCGAGCCGAAAAACGCCCTGATCAAGCAGTACCAGAAGATGTTCGAGATGGAGAACGTCCGCCTGCGCTTTACCCAGGACTCCCTGCGGGCCATCGCCCGCCAGGCCATTGAGCGCAAGACCGGGGCCCGGGGGCTGCGCAACGTGCTGGAGAGCATCATGCTGGACATCTCCTACCGGCTGCCGTCCTTGACCGGCGTACAGGAGTGCGTGGTCAACCAGTCCGTGGTGGAGAACGAATCCGAACCGCTGTTGATTTACGAGCAGGAAGTCAAGACCGCCTGA
- the tig gene encoding trigger factor yields MQHEVLEPTPVKRTVKIVTPPEEVNSALAVAIALYRKDAVIKGFRKGKVPSSVIEGMFKKKIYEEATNDLINCHINEVINEMQVKPLSRIDVDAGELVRDQPFEYTISFEVAPEFELPSYEDVAVEEEKAQASEHDTQLVVDRIRRNMAEIVPLEEDRPAQDGDVVVVDFYASLDGRILDDFKAENFQLELGQEQALPEFEALIQGIRPGQGTESEITFPEDFLNDALAGKTVTMNVKLQEIKQKKLPEVDAELAKKAGNFDSVEQLREAIEKSYVESRKRVNKAAAQKKILDNLTSQVDFALPESMVTEHIDRMVQEMQHRLERMGKRIEALGKPMGEIREQFRPNAEDLVKSQLFLLAVATKENLRVSPMEIDAFFRDMAQQTAQDAQGLKHFHEQNNLMPAVSDRILADKAIELIYSKARITEVEPKRSEESDPENAESQSQTAS; encoded by the coding sequence ATGCAGCATGAAGTGCTCGAACCGACGCCGGTCAAACGCACCGTTAAAATCGTCACCCCGCCGGAAGAGGTCAATTCGGCCTTGGCCGTGGCCATCGCCCTGTATCGCAAGGATGCCGTGATCAAGGGCTTCCGCAAGGGCAAGGTGCCCTCGTCCGTCATTGAGGGCATGTTCAAAAAAAAGATCTACGAAGAGGCCACCAACGACCTGATCAACTGCCACATCAACGAAGTGATCAACGAGATGCAGGTCAAGCCGCTCTCGAGAATCGACGTGGATGCCGGGGAATTGGTCAGGGATCAGCCCTTTGAATACACAATCAGTTTTGAAGTGGCACCCGAATTTGAGCTACCATCCTATGAAGACGTCGCCGTGGAAGAGGAGAAAGCCCAGGCCAGCGAGCACGACACCCAATTGGTGGTGGACCGCATTCGGCGGAATATGGCGGAAATCGTCCCGCTGGAAGAGGATCGCCCGGCTCAGGACGGAGACGTGGTGGTCGTGGATTTTTACGCCTCTCTGGACGGCAGAATCCTCGACGACTTCAAGGCCGAAAATTTTCAATTGGAGTTGGGCCAGGAACAGGCGTTGCCGGAGTTCGAGGCCCTGATCCAGGGCATCCGCCCCGGTCAAGGCACGGAATCGGAGATTACCTTTCCGGAGGACTTCCTCAACGACGCGTTGGCCGGCAAGACCGTGACCATGAACGTGAAGCTCCAGGAGATCAAGCAGAAGAAGCTCCCGGAGGTGGATGCGGAACTGGCCAAGAAAGCCGGTAATTTCGATTCCGTGGAGCAGTTGCGCGAAGCCATCGAGAAATCCTACGTTGAGTCACGCAAACGCGTGAACAAAGCCGCCGCGCAAAAGAAGATATTGGACAACCTGACCTCACAGGTGGATTTTGCCCTGCCCGAATCCATGGTCACCGAGCATATCGACCGGATGGTCCAAGAAATGCAGCATCGTCTGGAACGGATGGGCAAGCGCATCGAGGCCCTGGGCAAACCCATGGGGGAAATCCGGGAACAGTTCCGGCCCAACGCTGAAGACCTCGTCAAGTCCCAATTGTTCCTTTTGGCCGTAGCCACCAAGGAGAATCTGCGCGTTTCGCCCATGGAAATCGATGCCTTCTTTCGGGACATGGCCCAGCAGACCGCTCAGGACGCCCAGGGATTGAAGCATTTCCACGAGCAGAACAATCTGATGCCGGCCGTCAGCGACCGCATCCTGGCGGACAAGGCCATTGAACTGATCTACTCCAAGGCCCGGATCACGGAGGTCGAACCCAAACGGTCCGAGGAATCCGATCCTGAAAACGCCGAGTCCCAAAGCCAGACAGCGTCGTAA
- the lon gene encoding endopeptidase La: protein MPEKKEKKDQIIVASETHLPLMTLREVVMFPRAIMPLFVGRETSIRAIERALNKFDKQIYLVTQKHPEAEDPSPEDLYDLGTVSRILQLLRLPDGTIKVLFEGLYRATWSKEFGIQEVEPGYPMVLAHGVTDEDAATPEALALIRAVQDSLQDYAKINKKLAPETMAAINSLNTPGRLADSLMPHLKVPFADKQAALEQPNPQARLEKAYELLLKDIELTSLEKKVKSRVKQQMERNHRDFYLNEQIKAIQKEMGRGEEEAGQELDELAKQLEALDLPDEAREKCAKEIKKLRQMPSQSAEFTVIRNYVDWILSLPWNAIQPTSLDLKAAQTILDEDHFALEKPKERILEYLAVQTLVEKIKGPILCLVGPPGVGKTSLAKSVARAMGREFVRISLGGVRDEAEIRGHRRTYIGALPGKIIQSLRRVKFNNPVFCLDEVDKMSTDFRGDPSAALLEVLDPEQNDAFSDHYLDLDYDLSKIFFITTANTLHSIPGPLRDRMEIIRLPGYLEVEKSRIAKDFLMPRLLTKHGLTVSDMTFSEGAVLEIIRRYTREAGVRNLEREMASICRKVARKVVEEGRAEKPVAVSKTMVSTYLGVPKFRYGEREERSQPGVATGLAWTEMGGELLLVEVSLMPGTGKVEITGKLGDVMQESARAAWSYVRSRSDLFGLKPDFYKEIDIHIHVPEGATPKDGPSAGITLATSVISALLNLPVRNDLAMTGEITLRGRVLPIGGVREKLLAAHRGLISKVIIPADNAKDLKEVPASILKDLEIVTVEHMDDVLCHALTVGVREDIFCVPPTDILPLSRRLLKEEHQPRTQ from the coding sequence ATGCCGGAGAAGAAAGAAAAAAAGGACCAGATCATCGTCGCGTCGGAAACTCATCTGCCTTTGATGACCTTGCGGGAAGTGGTCATGTTTCCCCGGGCCATCATGCCGTTGTTCGTCGGACGTGAGACGTCCATCCGGGCTATCGAGCGCGCACTGAACAAGTTCGACAAGCAGATCTACCTGGTCACCCAGAAACATCCCGAGGCCGAGGATCCATCCCCCGAGGACCTGTACGACCTGGGTACGGTCAGCCGGATTCTGCAGTTGCTCCGGCTCCCGGACGGGACCATCAAGGTGCTTTTCGAGGGGCTTTACCGGGCCACATGGTCCAAGGAGTTCGGCATCCAAGAGGTCGAGCCCGGATACCCCATGGTCCTGGCCCACGGCGTGACCGACGAGGACGCGGCCACCCCGGAGGCCCTGGCCCTGATCCGAGCGGTCCAGGACTCCCTTCAGGATTACGCCAAGATCAATAAGAAGCTGGCGCCGGAAACCATGGCCGCCATCAACTCCCTGAACACTCCGGGACGGCTGGCGGACAGCCTGATGCCGCACCTGAAAGTTCCCTTCGCGGACAAACAGGCGGCCTTGGAACAGCCCAATCCCCAGGCTCGCCTGGAAAAAGCCTACGAATTGCTGCTCAAGGACATTGAGCTGACGTCCCTGGAGAAAAAGGTCAAGAGCCGGGTCAAACAGCAGATGGAGCGCAATCACCGGGACTTCTACCTCAACGAGCAGATCAAGGCCATTCAAAAGGAAATGGGCCGGGGCGAGGAGGAAGCCGGCCAGGAACTCGACGAACTGGCCAAGCAGCTCGAAGCCCTGGACCTGCCGGACGAGGCCCGGGAAAAGTGCGCCAAGGAGATCAAGAAGCTGCGACAAATGCCGTCGCAGTCAGCCGAGTTCACCGTTATCCGCAACTACGTGGACTGGATCCTGAGCCTGCCCTGGAACGCCATTCAGCCCACCTCCCTGGATCTCAAGGCTGCCCAGACAATCCTGGACGAGGACCATTTCGCCTTGGAAAAACCCAAAGAGCGGATTCTGGAATACCTCGCCGTGCAGACCCTGGTGGAGAAGATCAAGGGGCCGATCCTCTGCCTGGTCGGCCCTCCCGGGGTGGGCAAGACCTCTTTAGCCAAGTCCGTGGCCCGGGCCATGGGCCGGGAGTTCGTGCGCATCTCCCTGGGCGGAGTTCGGGACGAGGCCGAAATTCGCGGCCATCGCAGAACCTACATCGGGGCTCTGCCGGGGAAGATCATCCAGTCCCTGAGGCGGGTCAAATTCAACAACCCGGTGTTCTGCCTGGACGAGGTGGACAAGATGAGCACGGATTTCCGGGGCGACCCCTCCGCCGCGCTCCTGGAAGTGTTGGACCCGGAACAGAACGACGCCTTCAGCGATCACTACCTGGACCTGGACTACGACCTGTCCAAGATCTTCTTCATCACCACGGCCAACACCCTGCATTCCATTCCCGGCCCCTTGCGGGACCGCATGGAAATCATCCGTCTGCCCGGCTATCTGGAAGTGGAGAAGTCGCGCATCGCCAAGGACTTCCTGATGCCCCGCCTGCTGACCAAGCATGGCCTGACCGTCTCGGACATGACCTTTTCCGAGGGCGCGGTGCTGGAGATCATCCGCCGCTACACCCGAGAGGCCGGAGTGCGCAACCTGGAGCGGGAAATGGCCTCCATCTGCCGTAAAGTCGCCCGCAAGGTGGTGGAGGAAGGACGGGCCGAAAAGCCCGTGGCCGTAAGCAAGACCATGGTCTCCACATACCTGGGCGTTCCGAAGTTCCGCTACGGCGAACGCGAGGAGCGGTCCCAGCCCGGAGTGGCCACGGGGCTGGCCTGGACGGAAATGGGCGGGGAACTGCTCCTGGTGGAGGTCTCCCTGATGCCGGGCACCGGCAAAGTGGAGATCACCGGCAAGCTGGGCGACGTGATGCAGGAGTCGGCCCGGGCCGCTTGGAGCTACGTCCGCTCCCGCTCGGACCTGTTCGGACTGAAACCGGACTTTTACAAGGAAATCGACATCCACATCCACGTTCCGGAAGGCGCCACGCCCAAGGACGGCCCTTCCGCCGGAATCACCCTGGCCACCAGCGTGATCTCGGCCCTGCTCAACCTCCCGGTTCGCAACGACCTGGCCATGACCGGGGAAATTACCCTGCGCGGCCGCGTTCTGCCCATCGGCGGGGTCCGGGAAAAACTCCTGGCCGCGCACCGCGGGCTGATCAGCAAGGTGATCATCCCGGCGGACAACGCCAAGGACCTCAAGGAAGTCCCGGCGAGCATCCTCAAGGACCTGGAAATCGTCACCGTGGAGCACATGGACGACGTCCTCTGTCACGCCCTGACCGTGGGCGTGCGCGAAGACATCTTCTGCGTCCCCCCCACGGACATCCTGCCTCTGTCCCGCCGACTGCTCAAAGAGGAACACCAACCCAGGACGCAGTAA
- a CDS encoding RtcB family protein, whose amino-acid sequence MDLKSLTRISPWMWELPRSGAMRVPARIVGDRALVADMDEAVARQLTNVAALPGIVEAALAMPDAHSGFGFPIGGVAAFDPDRDGVICMGGVGYDIACGVRVLHTGMHREEILPHLEALLHALQLLVPAGVGNMSLTARELDRVLTQGARWAVSRGYGEQGELERLEDGGTMPGADPDQVSAAARQREKRQLGTLGAGNHYLEFQVVEEVLEPNAARVLGVAPGDVLLSVHCGSRGLGHQIGTDFIHVLGQAARKYGIPVPEKELVSAPIRSPEGERYFSAMACGANFAMANRQVIVHRIREAFARILPQAALRTLFEINHNTCRKERHPVQTATKTLFVHRKGATRAFGPGDPQVPPPFRTIGQPVLVGGSMGTASYILVGRETSRTAFASTCHGAGRALSRSQALKLAKGRDVLDSLASQGILIRTNHLKGLAEEAPAAYKDIHQVVEATAQAGLTAKVARLAPLACLKG is encoded by the coding sequence ATGGACCTCAAGTCATTGACCAGGATTTCCCCCTGGATGTGGGAGCTGCCGCGAAGCGGGGCGATGCGCGTTCCGGCCCGGATTGTCGGAGATCGCGCCTTGGTCGCGGACATGGACGAGGCCGTGGCCCGGCAACTGACCAATGTGGCCGCCCTGCCCGGCATCGTCGAGGCGGCCCTGGCCATGCCGGACGCCCACAGCGGGTTCGGCTTTCCCATCGGCGGAGTGGCGGCTTTCGACCCGGACCGGGACGGGGTTATCTGCATGGGGGGAGTGGGCTACGACATCGCTTGCGGGGTCCGGGTTCTGCACACGGGCATGCACCGGGAAGAAATCCTGCCGCACCTGGAGGCGTTGCTGCATGCGCTGCAGCTTCTGGTCCCCGCCGGGGTGGGCAACATGTCCCTCACGGCCCGCGAGTTGGACCGGGTGTTGACCCAGGGGGCCCGGTGGGCGGTGAGCCGGGGATACGGAGAACAGGGGGAGTTGGAGCGGCTGGAAGACGGCGGGACCATGCCCGGCGCGGACCCGGATCAGGTCTCCGCCGCTGCCCGCCAACGCGAAAAACGTCAGCTCGGCACCCTGGGCGCGGGGAATCATTACCTGGAATTCCAGGTCGTGGAGGAGGTCTTGGAGCCGAACGCGGCCCGGGTCCTGGGCGTGGCCCCGGGCGACGTGCTGCTCTCCGTGCACTGCGGCTCCCGAGGGCTGGGGCACCAGATCGGTACGGACTTCATTCACGTCCTGGGTCAGGCGGCCCGGAAATACGGGATCCCCGTGCCGGAGAAAGAGCTGGTTTCCGCCCCGATCCGCTCGCCGGAAGGCGAACGGTATTTCTCGGCCATGGCCTGCGGCGCCAACTTCGCCATGGCCAACCGTCAGGTGATCGTCCACCGGATCCGGGAGGCCTTTGCCCGGATTCTTCCCCAGGCCGCATTGCGCACGCTGTTCGAGATCAACCACAACACCTGCCGCAAGGAGCGCCATCCGGTCCAGACGGCCACGAAAACCTTGTTCGTGCACCGCAAGGGCGCCACCCGAGCCTTTGGCCCCGGCGATCCCCAAGTCCCGCCGCCGTTTCGGACCATCGGCCAACCCGTGCTGGTGGGCGGGAGCATGGGCACGGCATCCTATATCCTGGTCGGCCGGGAAACCAGCCGGACTGCCTTCGCCTCCACCTGTCACGGCGCGGGCCGGGCCCTGAGTCGGTCCCAGGCCTTGAAGCTGGCCAAAGGCCGGGACGTCCTGGACTCCCTGGCCTCCCAGGGCATCTTGATCCGAACCAACCACCTCAAGGGCCTGGCCGAGGAAGCTCCCGCAGCCTACAAGGACATCCACCAGGTGGTTGAAGCCACGGCCCAGGCCGGCCTGACCGCCAAAGTCGCCCGCCTAGCCCCCCTGGCCTGCCTCAAAGGCTGA
- a CDS encoding Lcl C-terminal domain-containing protein has translation MPWIRAILFMAWIVLKEMQDHYGPTSTGEKIMKKLLAIAAMAALLCLSGQVMAETITDVCVDNRDGTITDKWKGLMWQIATAGPMNRNDAMSFASGLSLGGHSDWRLPATNELKKLYNSPCKRMMDVKPGDYWSSNGSSDQAWAVHFHDGVEGRYNANSDFHVRAVRSAQ, from the coding sequence ATGCCTTGGATTCGTGCAATTTTATTCATGGCATGGATCGTGCTTAAAGAGATGCAAGACCATTACGGTCCAACCTCAACAGGAGAAAAAATTATGAAGAAGCTTCTCGCGATTGCAGCTATGGCGGCTCTGCTCTGTCTGTCCGGGCAGGTTATGGCCGAGACGATTACCGATGTATGCGTGGACAATAGAGATGGGACCATAACGGACAAATGGAAAGGCCTGATGTGGCAGATTGCGACGGCTGGTCCAATGAACAGGAATGACGCTATGAGTTTCGCCTCCGGACTTTCACTGGGTGGCCATTCGGATTGGCGGTTGCCAGCAACTAATGAGTTAAAAAAGCTGTACAACTCGCCATGTAAAAGAATGATGGACGTTAAGCCAGGAGACTACTGGTCGTCCAATGGGTCTTCTGATCAAGCCTGGGCCGTGCACTTCCACGACGGTGTCGAGGGCCGCTACAATGCGAACAGCGACTTTCACGTGCGGGCAGTGCGTTCGGCACAGTGA
- a CDS encoding DUF2065 domain-containing protein, producing MQLLLAALGLALIMEGIPYFLWSEKMPEYLRFLSERPPSALRKLGLAAIIAGLVFLALARKFF from the coding sequence ATGCAGCTGTTGTTGGCGGCCCTCGGCTTGGCCTTGATCATGGAAGGCATCCCTTATTTTCTCTGGTCCGAAAAAATGCCCGAGTATCTGCGATTTCTCTCCGAACGTCCGCCGTCCGCGCTCCGCAAATTGGGCTTGGCGGCGATTATCGCCGGCTTGGTCTTTCTGGCCCTGGCCCGAAAATTTTTCTAG
- a CDS encoding ubiquinone/menaquinone biosynthesis methyltransferase — protein sequence MNPNQKDDHKDHGRRVVGLFGRIAPWYDFLNHFLSLGCDVVWRKRLRRCVRVHRANRVLDLAAGTLDVSREIVRHMPNVDVVAMDFSEPMLRRGQRKIRGKGDERGMPSRPRIQPVVADGRALPARDECVDCVTIAFGIRNIRPREAAYREVLRVLTPGGRFCILEFGAGRQKILRGFYNLYLHRVLPLIGRIFSGDPQAYRYLAESIQEFPDAGTLCGELLQAGFARAYSVPMTFGIVQLHIAEKAGTGHGA from the coding sequence ATGAACCCGAACCAAAAGGACGACCATAAGGATCACGGACGCCGCGTCGTCGGCCTGTTCGGACGCATCGCCCCCTGGTACGACTTCCTGAATCACTTCCTGAGCCTGGGGTGCGACGTTGTCTGGCGCAAGCGTCTCAGACGCTGCGTCCGCGTTCACCGGGCCAACCGGGTCCTGGATTTGGCCGCCGGCACCCTGGACGTGTCCCGGGAAATCGTCCGCCATATGCCCAATGTGGACGTCGTGGCCATGGATTTCTCCGAGCCGATGCTGCGCCGAGGACAGCGCAAGATTCGCGGCAAGGGAGATGAAAGAGGCATGCCTTCACGTCCACGTATCCAGCCGGTGGTAGCGGATGGGCGGGCTCTGCCCGCTCGGGACGAATGCGTGGACTGCGTGACCATCGCCTTCGGGATCCGCAACATCCGCCCCAGGGAGGCCGCGTATCGGGAAGTGCTCCGGGTGCTCACGCCGGGAGGGCGGTTCTGCATTCTGGAGTTCGGGGCGGGCCGCCAAAAGATCCTGCGCGGATTCTACAACCTCTACCTGCACCGCGTCCTGCCGTTGATCGGGCGGATATTCTCCGGAGACCCCCAGGCTTACCGCTACCTCGCCGAATCGATTCAGGAGTTTCCGGACGCCGGGACGTTGTGCGGGGAACTGCTTCAGGCGGGGTTTGCCCGGGCCTACTCCGTGCCCATGACCTTCGGGATCGTCCAGTTACATATCGCCGAAAAAGCCGGGACGGGGCATGGAGCCTAG
- the clpP gene encoding ATP-dependent Clp endopeptidase proteolytic subunit ClpP — protein sequence MGVPIVIETTGRTERAYDLYSRLLKDRILILGTAIDDYVANLVCSQLLFLESENPEKEINMYINSPGGSVTAGLAIYDTMQYISSPVATLCLGQAASMGALLLTAGAKGMRYALPNSRILIHQPMGGFQGQATDIDIQAREIIRLKEKLTDILASHTGADLEKVRHDTERDYFMSAQEAVDYGLIDKILSSRSQLKSS from the coding sequence ATGGGCGTGCCCATCGTCATAGAAACCACGGGGCGGACGGAACGGGCCTACGACCTGTATTCGCGTCTGCTCAAGGACAGAATTTTAATCCTGGGAACGGCCATTGACGATTACGTCGCCAATCTGGTCTGCTCCCAGCTTCTTTTTCTGGAGTCCGAAAACCCGGAAAAAGAAATCAACATGTACATCAATTCCCCCGGTGGCTCCGTCACCGCCGGCTTGGCCATCTACGACACCATGCAGTACATATCCTCCCCCGTGGCCACGCTTTGCCTCGGACAGGCCGCCAGCATGGGCGCGTTGCTGCTCACCGCCGGAGCCAAGGGCATGCGCTACGCCCTGCCTAACAGCCGAATTCTGATCCACCAACCCATGGGCGGTTTCCAGGGGCAGGCCACGGACATCGACATCCAGGCCAGGGAGATCATCCGTCTGAAGGAAAAGCTCACCGATATCCTGGCCTCGCACACCGGCGCGGACCTGGAAAAGGTTCGCCACGACACGGAGCGGGACTATTTCATGAGTGCGCAGGAAGCCGTGGATTACGGGCTGATCGACAAGATTCTCTCCTCCAGATCGCAACTGAAGTCATCGTAG
- the mqnB gene encoding futalosine hydrolase: MQSTSFAAKRTLILATATAMEMRAALPGLSRHVPVEHEWNRLSVSPGGLQGRPWEELVLLVTGVGPVNAGIALGRLLGSLSTGSLRDAPEPVGVLNLGVAGAFSLERLPLGTAVVVTEEVWPEYGLLAASGLDPKGIGLAQGKVDGEPVWDRLRLTPESCARQMGLNISGLTRAVGLTVAGVSGTPERAEALRTKYSCDIETMEGFALAWACSLARVPFVQARTVSNLVGSRDAAHWNLNRAKQRLAPVASALLGDIEGTACPN; the protein is encoded by the coding sequence ATGCAATCCACGTCATTCGCCGCCAAACGCACCCTGATCCTGGCCACTGCCACTGCCATGGAAATGCGGGCCGCCTTGCCGGGTCTTTCCCGACACGTGCCGGTGGAGCATGAGTGGAACCGCCTGAGCGTTTCCCCGGGGGGGCTTCAGGGACGGCCCTGGGAGGAACTTGTCCTGCTGGTTACCGGGGTGGGCCCGGTGAACGCCGGAATCGCCCTGGGACGTCTGCTGGGCAGCCTGTCGACCGGTTCATTAAGAGACGCGCCCGAACCGGTCGGCGTGCTGAATCTGGGTGTGGCCGGGGCCTTCTCCCTGGAGCGGCTGCCTTTGGGCACAGCCGTCGTGGTAACCGAGGAAGTCTGGCCGGAGTACGGCCTGCTGGCCGCTTCCGGGCTTGACCCCAAGGGCATTGGATTGGCCCAGGGCAAGGTTGACGGCGAGCCGGTCTGGGATCGGCTGCGGCTCACGCCGGAAAGCTGTGCCCGGCAGATGGGCCTGAATATTTCCGGTTTGACCAGGGCGGTCGGCCTGACAGTGGCCGGAGTGTCCGGGACGCCGGAACGGGCCGAGGCCCTGCGGACCAAATACTCTTGCGATATCGAAACCATGGAAGGCTTCGCCCTGGCTTGGGCCTGCTCTCTGGCCCGCGTACCCTTCGTGCAGGCGAGAACCGTCTCCAACCTGGTGGGTTCCAGGGATGCCGCGCACTGGAACCTGAACAGGGCCAAGCAACGCTTGGCCCCGGTTGCATCCGCGCTGCTCGGCGATATTGAGGGAACTGCATGTCCGAACTGA
- a CDS encoding 1,4-dihydroxy-6-naphthoate synthase, producing the protein MSELITPPLPLTVAVSPCPNDTFIFGAWVLGQCAPLPDQTASFIWEDVQVLNEAAARRAYDVVKVSAAQALKLLDDYVLLPAGGAFSKVHGPKLVTSRTSSLSPSGAPRTIAVPGLGTTAAALLRRAWSEPAELIPVRYDRIVNMVLQGEVDAGLLIHESALLLDRYGLSCILDLGRWWDERTRGLPLPLGCILGRRTLRPETLERITAQIQASLNHAAHAPDSIWPLVRALAQELDDEVLQAHIRTYVNHYSRDMGEEGTRALECLGEMVRDAAPRAVDTSSSS; encoded by the coding sequence ATGTCCGAACTGATCACGCCGCCCTTGCCCCTAACCGTGGCCGTTTCTCCGTGTCCCAACGACACGTTCATCTTCGGCGCTTGGGTGCTCGGCCAATGCGCCCCCTTGCCGGACCAAACCGCGTCCTTCATCTGGGAAGACGTGCAGGTGCTCAACGAGGCCGCTGCTCGAAGAGCATACGACGTGGTCAAGGTTTCCGCGGCCCAGGCCCTGAAACTGCTGGACGATTACGTCCTGCTCCCGGCGGGTGGGGCGTTCAGCAAGGTGCACGGGCCAAAGTTGGTGACCTCCCGCACCTCTTCTTTATCTCCTTCAGGCGCTCCGCGCACCATCGCCGTCCCGGGTCTTGGAACCACGGCCGCGGCTCTGTTGCGCCGAGCCTGGAGCGAACCGGCGGAGTTGATTCCGGTGCGCTATGACCGAATCGTAAACATGGTGCTGCAAGGTGAGGTGGACGCCGGGCTTTTGATCCATGAAAGCGCCCTGTTGCTGGACCGGTACGGGCTGTCCTGCATCCTGGATCTCGGACGCTGGTGGGACGAACGAACTCGCGGTCTGCCTTTGCCGCTGGGATGCATTCTTGGACGGCGAACCTTGAGGCCGGAGACGTTGGAACGGATCACGGCCCAAATTCAGGCCAGCCTGAATCACGCCGCCCACGCCCCGGACTCCATCTGGCCCCTGGTCCGAGCCCTGGCTCAGGAACTGGACGATGAAGTACTCCAGGCCCATATCCGGACGTACGTCAATCATTATAGTCGGGACATGGGCGAGGAAGGCACGCGCGCCCTGGAATGTCTGGGAGAGATGGTCCGTGACGCCGCACCGCGCGCTGTTGACACGTCGTCGTCCTCCTGA